Proteins from one Desulfocurvus vexinensis DSM 17965 genomic window:
- the uvrC gene encoding excinuclease ABC subunit UvrC: MSEQHDTAPGYAFDPADHPRGPGVYLMKDARGRIIYVGKAKSLVRRLTSYFRGQERHTPKTRLMVARIAAVETISTATEKEALLLEASLIKKHRPRYNIVLRDDKSYALFRLTRAEAYPRLMMTRKVVRDGSVYYGPFTSALAARQTWKLLQTVFPLRKCSDRAFANRVRPCLYYHMNQCLAPCVLDVAPQDYAAVVRRVELVLAGRAGELLASLRKEMRDHAQRQEYERAAELRDQIRAIETTVERQAVVLREGVSLDALAVAEAAGGLGLAVLFVRQGRLLDSRTFHWPGLGLDDAPEAVAGFLTQFYWATRLIPERILLPWAPEDAGAVAEALAERRGGPVRLSTAASGPEKQLLEIARANAAQARSETPGQEPLPERLARALRLPAPPARVECVDVSHLGGRGMRAGLVVFEDGAPRKDQYRTFTFADLEGSGDDYAALAAWATRRAQVGPPWPDLLLVDGGRGQVGAVMGALEAAGAAGAFPVAGIAKATGAPGAGPDRRAGALDDRIFLPGRSNPLPLRPGSPELLFLQRVRDEAHRFVIGRQRRSRGQALLASELESLEGIGPKTARLLWDAFGSLEAMRAADLDALRAIPGLGKTRAARILAALRSLGGGAVDRG, from the coding sequence ATGAGCGAGCAGCACGACACCGCCCCCGGCTATGCCTTCGACCCCGCCGACCATCCCCGGGGCCCGGGCGTCTATCTCATGAAGGACGCGCGCGGGCGCATCATCTATGTGGGCAAAGCCAAGAGCCTGGTGCGCCGCCTGACCTCGTACTTCCGCGGGCAGGAGCGCCACACGCCCAAGACGCGGCTCATGGTCGCGCGCATCGCCGCCGTGGAGACCATCTCCACCGCCACCGAGAAGGAGGCCCTGCTCCTCGAGGCCAGCCTGATCAAGAAACACCGCCCGCGCTACAACATCGTGCTGCGCGACGACAAGTCGTACGCGCTGTTCCGCCTCACGCGCGCCGAGGCCTACCCGCGCCTGATGATGACCCGCAAGGTCGTGCGCGACGGCAGCGTCTACTACGGGCCCTTCACCTCGGCCCTGGCCGCCCGCCAGACCTGGAAGCTCCTGCAGACCGTCTTTCCCCTGCGCAAGTGCTCCGACCGCGCCTTCGCCAACCGCGTGCGGCCCTGCCTGTATTATCATATGAACCAGTGTCTGGCGCCCTGCGTGCTGGACGTTGCGCCCCAGGACTACGCCGCGGTGGTCCGCCGGGTGGAGCTGGTGCTCGCGGGCCGCGCCGGGGAGTTGCTGGCCAGCCTGCGCAAGGAGATGCGCGACCATGCGCAGCGCCAGGAATACGAGCGGGCCGCCGAACTGCGCGACCAGATCCGGGCCATCGAGACCACCGTGGAGCGCCAGGCCGTGGTGCTGCGCGAGGGCGTGAGCCTGGACGCCCTGGCTGTGGCCGAGGCCGCCGGGGGCCTCGGGCTGGCCGTGCTCTTCGTGCGCCAGGGCCGCCTGCTGGACAGCCGCACCTTCCACTGGCCCGGCCTGGGCCTGGACGACGCCCCCGAGGCCGTGGCCGGATTCCTGACCCAGTTCTACTGGGCCACGCGGCTCATCCCCGAGCGCATCCTGCTGCCCTGGGCCCCGGAGGACGCCGGGGCCGTGGCCGAGGCCCTGGCCGAGCGCCGGGGCGGGCCCGTGCGCCTGAGCACCGCCGCCAGCGGCCCCGAGAAGCAGCTTTTGGAGATCGCCCGCGCCAACGCCGCCCAGGCCCGCAGCGAGACCCCCGGCCAGGAGCCACTGCCCGAGCGCCTGGCCCGCGCCCTGCGCCTGCCCGCCCCGCCCGCGCGCGTGGAATGCGTGGACGTGTCGCACCTGGGCGGGCGCGGGATGCGCGCCGGGCTCGTGGTTTTCGAGGACGGCGCCCCGCGCAAGGACCAGTACCGCACCTTCACCTTCGCCGACCTGGAAGGCAGCGGCGACGACTACGCCGCCCTGGCTGCCTGGGCCACGCGCCGGGCCCAGGTCGGGCCACCCTGGCCGGACCTGCTGCTGGTGGACGGCGGGCGCGGGCAGGTGGGAGCCGTGATGGGGGCCCTGGAGGCCGCCGGAGCCGCCGGGGCCTTCCCCGTGGCGGGCATCGCCAAGGCCACGGGCGCCCCGGGCGCGGGCCCCGACCGCCGCGCCGGAGCCCTGGACGACCGCATCTTCCTGCCCGGGCGCAGCAACCCGCTGCCCCTGCGCCCCGGCAGCCCCGAGCTGCTTTTTCTCCAGCGCGTGCGTGACGAGGCCCACCGCTTCGTCATCGGCCGCCAGCGCCGCAGCCGGGGCCAGGCCCTGCTGGCCAGCGAGCTGGAAAGCCTGGAGGGCATTGGCCCCAAGACCGCCCGTCTGCTCTGGGACGCCTTCGGCTCCCTGGAGGCCATGCGCGCCGCCGACCTGGACGCCCTGCGCGCCATCCCCGGCCTGGGCAAAACCCGCGCCGCCCGCATCCTCGCCGCCCTGCGCAGCCTGGGCGGCGGCGCAGTGGACCGGGGCTGA
- a CDS encoding metal-dependent hydrolase, with protein sequence MPNILTWYGHSNFRIDTGSATLLVDPFFEGNPTAPVGAASVTACDAVLVTHDHGDHVGSAVDICTRTGATLVAIVGTAARLRQAGVPAAQIIGGIGMNIGGSTEIAGVRVTMTQAFHSSESGAPTGYILTLPGGYTIYHAGDTGIFASMALWGQLHAIDLALLPIGGFFTMDPRQAALACQLLRCKAVLPMHWGTFPVLEKNTAAFTAALAEFAPGTRLVQTAIGQPLALPPA encoded by the coding sequence ATGCCCAACATCCTGACCTGGTACGGCCACTCCAACTTCCGCATCGACACCGGCTCGGCCACCCTCCTCGTGGACCCGTTCTTCGAGGGCAACCCCACCGCCCCCGTGGGCGCCGCCAGCGTCACCGCCTGCGACGCCGTGCTCGTCACCCACGACCACGGCGACCACGTCGGCTCCGCCGTGGACATCTGCACCCGCACCGGCGCCACCCTGGTGGCCATCGTCGGCACCGCCGCCCGGCTCCGGCAGGCGGGCGTGCCCGCCGCGCAGATCATCGGCGGCATCGGCATGAACATCGGCGGCAGCACCGAAATCGCCGGGGTGCGCGTCACCATGACCCAGGCCTTCCACTCCTCCGAAAGCGGCGCGCCCACCGGCTACATCCTGACCCTGCCCGGCGGCTACACCATCTACCACGCGGGCGACACCGGCATCTTCGCCTCCATGGCCCTCTGGGGCCAGCTCCACGCCATCGACCTCGCCCTGCTGCCCATCGGCGGCTTCTTCACCATGGACCCGCGCCAGGCCGCCCTGGCCTGCCAGCTGCTGCGCTGCAAGGCCGTGCTGCCCATGCACTGGGGCACCTTCCCCGTGCTGGAAAAAAACACCGCCGCCTTCACCGCCGCCCTGGCCGAATTCGCCCCGGGCACCCGCCTCGTCCAGACCGCCATCGGCCAGCCCCTGGCCCTGCCCCCGGCCTGA